A stretch of Campylobacter volucris DNA encodes these proteins:
- the tmk gene encoding dTMP kinase has protein sequence MYIAFEGVDCVGKSTQIELLKKCFKDAVFTKEPGATELGKKIRAILLESKIEFSKKAELLLFLADRANHADLLLAQNKNKLIISDRSFISGMAYAKNEFDKQMLFELNFFATGGIFPTKVVFLHASKELIEQRLSYKNLDSIEKRGIEYFIQIQDELEKTLEFLKTKIDFKVLKLDASLSIENLHEKIKEFIND, from the coding sequence TTGTATATAGCATTTGAAGGGGTTGATTGTGTAGGTAAAAGCACTCAAATAGAGCTTTTAAAAAAATGTTTTAAAGACGCAGTTTTTACTAAAGAACCTGGCGCAACAGAGCTTGGGAAAAAAATAAGAGCAATTTTACTTGAGAGTAAGATCGAATTTTCTAAAAAGGCTGAGTTGTTGCTTTTTTTAGCAGATAGAGCTAATCATGCAGATTTACTTTTAGCACAAAATAAAAACAAATTAATCATCTCAGATAGAAGTTTCATTTCAGGTATGGCTTATGCAAAAAACGAATTTGATAAACAAATGCTTTTTGAGCTAAATTTTTTTGCCACAGGAGGTATTTTTCCTACTAAAGTGGTATTTTTACATGCAAGTAAAGAGCTTATAGAGCAAAGATTATCTTATAAAAATTTAGATAGTATAGAAAAAAGGGGCATAGAGTATTTTATACAAATTCAAGATGAGTTAGAAAAAACTTTAGAATTTTTAAAAACTAAGATTGATTTTAAAGTATTAAAGCTTGATGCTAGTTTGAGTATAGAAAATTTACACGAGAAAATTAAGGAATTTATCAATGATTAA
- a CDS encoding Cj0814 family flagellar-dependent secreted protein: MSIFSINDSSSYGSIFSQTKANKENKENSKVSFANAFMKQNASKLVEIQSNNSNTLASVEAMSNKNNIKNDSPNYHISSDFKNSIYTLKYKQTNNPVSMAYGYSVDAKGYMGSDFNKAAGLPEDFKIHKSTLDEIYRYNEENYFSTSSKNSLGVTGSYYTNIDIADTIRQYYSKFDQIINHSFENSNKTSFSIEDLNSLPKGYSVYNTNNNFASLENLDKQTITNFYDTQEQYNAIDNIGMQNSINTGLKKLDFSPESMETQNLDSDIAKDTFNPDMSVYPKNEDGSYTKEALFMSFLKSSGGEVLEGGSTKVNPQIQAFKDAMAKESFDGSLASLNDIMTGKVDFAQILKAHAQDGWLDSKIYAKENNIAWQNSSIGYGGAWFDNQFNQAKASGWSPSNESINSYVNSVMDKLNNILNQTRA, from the coding sequence ATGAGTATATTTAGTATAAATGATAGTTCATCTTATGGTTCTATTTTTTCACAAACAAAAGCTAATAAGGAAAATAAAGAAAATTCAAAAGTAAGTTTTGCCAATGCATTTATGAAGCAAAATGCTAGTAAATTAGTTGAAATTCAAAGTAATAATTCCAACACTTTAGCATCTGTTGAAGCAATGTCAAATAAAAATAATATAAAAAATGACTCCCCTAATTATCATATATCAAGTGATTTTAAAAATTCTATTTATACTTTAAAATATAAACAAACTAATAACCCTGTTTCTATGGCTTATGGTTATAGTGTAGATGCTAAAGGGTATATGGGAAGTGATTTTAATAAAGCTGCAGGATTACCTGAAGATTTTAAGATACATAAATCTACTTTAGATGAAATATATAGATATAATGAGGAAAATTATTTTAGTACATCAAGTAAAAATTCATTGGGTGTAACTGGTAGTTATTACACAAATATAGATATAGCTGATACCATAAGACAATATTATTCTAAATTTGATCAAATCATAAATCATAGTTTTGAAAATTCTAATAAGACTAGTTTTAGCATAGAAGATTTAAATTCTTTACCAAAAGGTTATAGCGTTTATAATACAAATAACAATTTTGCTTCTTTAGAAAATCTAGACAAACAAACTATAACAAATTTTTATGATACACAAGAGCAATACAATGCTATAGATAACATAGGAATGCAAAATTCTATCAATACAGGATTGAAAAAATTAGATTTTTCACCTGAAAGTATGGAAACTCAAAATTTAGATAGCGATATAGCAAAAGATACTTTTAATCCTGATATGTCTGTTTATCCAAAAAATGAAGATGGGAGTTATACTAAAGAAGCTTTATTTATGAGTTTTTTAAAGTCTAGTGGTGGAGAGGTTTTAGAAGGTGGAAGCACCAAAGTCAATCCTCAAATTCAAGCATTTAAAGACGCTATGGCAAAAGAAAGTTTTGATGGTTCTTTAGCCTCTTTAAATGATATTATGACAGGTAAAGTCGATTTTGCACAAATTTTAAAAGCACACGCTCAAGATGGCTGGCTTGATTCTAAAATTTATGCCAAAGAAAATAATATTGCTTGGCAAAATTCAAGCATAGGTTATGGCGGAGCTTGGTTTGATAATCAGTTTAATCAAGCTAAAGCTAGTGGCTGGTCTCCTAGCAATGAAAGTATAAATTCTTATGTAAATTCTGTAATGGATAAATTAAATAATATTTTAAATCAAACTAGGGCGTAA
- a CDS encoding invasion antigen C: protein MLVNDKQNTLALNNMRKIKEKNTSSDEFQATLNALKNKEEKEYKKEKNENFNNTDLNIKDVSKDFSVYAWEKFRQSKYEKNQENVINNLFKTLDNARM, encoded by the coding sequence ATGTTAGTAAATGACAAACAAAACACTTTAGCTTTAAACAATATGAGAAAAATTAAAGAAAAAAATACCTCTTCAGATGAATTTCAAGCTACTTTAAACGCTTTAAAAAACAAAGAAGAAAAAGAATACAAAAAAGAAAAAAATGAAAATTTCAACAATACTGATTTAAACATCAAAGATGTTTCTAAAGATTTTAGCGTATATGCTTGGGAAAAATTCCGTCAAAGTAAATATGAAAAAAATCAAGAAAATGTTATAAATAATCTTTTTAAAACTTTAGATAATGCAAGAATGTAA
- the flgA gene encoding flagellar basal body P-ring formation chaperone FlgA — MFIKNIVLLLFFCTLNFASNFDEVKLALIKEFKTNYPQIEIISLELNTQSSLPEDFNQYVFLKLGNHNFEKADGFIKAEFKTPEQFKKNIFFKYFLKAKLEVLQSTRLISRNENLSPASFKIVKIPFDKVPSGILKKDEIANLIAKSNIRENMILKYNMFKTKTLIQRNDSVYGVMKDGDLSMIIELKAMQSGNLNQRIRLKNKEGKVVHGKVISKNYVEIK, encoded by the coding sequence TTGTTTATAAAAAATATTGTTTTACTTTTATTTTTTTGCACTTTAAATTTTGCTTCAAATTTTGATGAAGTTAAACTAGCTTTGATTAAAGAATTTAAAACAAATTATCCACAAATTGAAATCATCTCTTTAGAGCTTAATACTCAATCAAGTTTGCCAGAAGATTTTAATCAATATGTTTTTTTAAAACTAGGAAATCATAATTTTGAAAAAGCAGATGGTTTTATCAAAGCTGAATTTAAAACTCCTGAGCAATTTAAAAAAAACATATTTTTTAAATATTTTTTAAAAGCTAAATTAGAAGTTTTACAAAGCACTCGCCTTATTTCGCGTAATGAAAATTTAAGCCCTGCTAGTTTTAAGATAGTAAAAATTCCTTTTGACAAAGTCCCATCAGGTATTTTAAAAAAAGATGAAATAGCAAATTTAATCGCTAAAAGTAATATCAGAGAAAATATGATTTTAAAATACAATATGTTTAAGACAAAAACTTTAATCCAAAGAAATGACTCAGTTTATGGGGTGATGAAAGATGGGGATTTAAGTATGATTATAGAATTAAAAGCTATGCAAAGTGGGAATTTAAATCAAAGAATTCGTCTTAAAAATAAAGAAGGTAAAGTCGTCCATGGTAAAGTGATTAGTAAAAATTATGTGGAGATTAAATGA
- a CDS encoding molybdopterin molybdotransferase MoeA, translating to MKDIFATLEFLKEYIQPKAKFEKVNLTKALGRILYEDIFVLKNLPSFDNSALDGYALNYADKNSLLTIKGNILAGDKHSYVLNKNECYKIMTGAKIPQNANTILMFEEALFENEKLNAINAKENNAIRLKGEEAKVGELLFKKGQKITPAMIAMFAAQGIYEINVVKKARIGIFSGGDELVEPWDNADENSIYNANAFGIYAILQDYADVEYLGLVKDDLSAYKKLLDNKEFDMLISSGGASMGEADFIKQALFECGFEPIFEKVNAKLCKHVKLFNKNGVLFLALPGNPLASLISTHIFARNILNLFYGLNLLPFLKVKLAKDLKFKGKRNDFAFGKLSQGNFTPNQNKFGSGMIKPLCENSYIFISKEDELEYKKDQEVKILQIGD from the coding sequence ATGAAAGATATTTTTGCCACTTTGGAATTTTTAAAAGAATACATTCAACCAAAAGCTAAATTTGAAAAAGTAAATTTAACTAAGGCTTTAGGAAGAATTTTATATGAAGATATTTTTGTTTTAAAAAATTTACCTTCTTTTGATAATTCAGCTTTAGATGGTTATGCATTAAATTATGCTGATAAAAATTCTTTGCTTACTATAAAAGGAAACATCCTAGCAGGTGATAAACATTCTTATGTATTAAATAAAAATGAATGTTATAAAATTATGACAGGAGCAAAAATTCCACAAAATGCAAATACCATTTTAATGTTTGAAGAAGCTTTGTTTGAAAATGAAAAATTAAATGCTATAAATGCCAAAGAAAACAATGCCATTCGTTTAAAAGGCGAAGAAGCTAAAGTCGGTGAGCTTTTGTTTAAAAAGGGGCAAAAAATCACTCCAGCTATGATAGCTATGTTTGCTGCACAAGGAATTTATGAAATAAATGTTGTAAAAAAAGCTCGTATTGGAATTTTTTCAGGTGGAGATGAGCTAGTAGAACCTTGGGATAATGCAGATGAAAATAGCATATACAATGCTAATGCTTTTGGAATTTATGCTATTTTGCAAGATTATGCAGATGTGGAGTATTTAGGGCTTGTAAAAGATGATTTAAGTGCGTATAAAAAGCTTTTAGATAATAAAGAATTTGATATGCTCATTAGTAGTGGCGGAGCTAGTATGGGTGAGGCTGATTTTATAAAACAAGCTTTGTTTGAGTGTGGGTTTGAGCCTATTTTTGAAAAAGTTAATGCCAAACTTTGCAAACATGTAAAACTTTTTAATAAAAATGGCGTGCTTTTTTTAGCTTTACCAGGAAATCCTTTAGCTTCTTTAATCTCAACACATATTTTTGCTAGAAATATTTTAAATTTATTCTATGGACTAAATTTATTACCATTTTTAAAAGTAAAATTGGCAAAAGATTTGAAATTTAAAGGCAAAAGAAATGATTTTGCATTTGGAAAATTATCACAAGGAAATTTTACACCAAATCAAAACAAATTTGGCTCAGGTATGATAAAACCATTATGTGAAAATTCATATATATTTATAAGCAAAGAAGATGAATTAGAATATAAAAAAGATCAAGAAGTTAAAATTTTACAAATTGGGGATTAA
- the coaD gene encoding pantetheine-phosphate adenylyltransferase, translating into MACLYPGTFDPITNGHLDVILRASKIFDEVVVAIARNDSKNPMFDLDHRKKMVQLATSHIKNVKIATFDNLLVDFAKDLNINIIIRGLRAVSDFEYELQIGYANHMLWEDFETIYLMPNLKNSFISSSIVRSICAHNGDVSKLVPQEIIPLLKEKNCI; encoded by the coding sequence ATGGCTTGTTTGTATCCTGGGACTTTTGATCCTATTACTAATGGGCATCTTGATGTGATTTTAAGAGCTAGTAAAATTTTTGATGAAGTTGTTGTGGCTATAGCAAGAAATGATAGTAAAAATCCTATGTTTGATTTAGATCATAGAAAGAAAATGGTTCAACTTGCAACAAGCCATATAAAAAATGTAAAAATAGCAACTTTTGATAATTTGCTTGTAGATTTTGCAAAAGATTTAAATATTAATATCATCATAAGAGGTTTAAGAGCGGTGAGTGATTTTGAGTATGAGTTGCAAATTGGGTATGCAAATCATATGCTTTGGGAAGATTTTGAAACTATATATCTTATGCCAAATTTGAAAAATTCATTTATATCAAGTTCTATTGTAAGATCAATTTGTGCTCATAATGGCGATGTAAGCAAACTAGTGCCACAAGAAATCATACCTTTATTAAAGGAGAAAAATTGTATATAG
- a CDS encoding UbiX family flavin prenyltransferase, giving the protein MRKILVNISGASACELGFLLLKYLKNKGEIFAIVSKNAQISFKKENLNFISDDFIKDISDEFDLEHVKFLDNENISECVASGSFGIDTTFITPCSVNTLAKIACGISDNLITRSAAVALKERKKLILGVREMPYSSISLEQMMKLSYQGVIIAAPIIASYAKSENLDDMKKFIIGKWLDLANIEHNLYKRWEG; this is encoded by the coding sequence ATGAGAAAAATTCTCGTAAATATAAGTGGAGCTAGTGCTTGTGAGTTGGGATTTTTGCTTCTAAAATATCTTAAAAATAAGGGTGAAATTTTTGCTATCGTTTCTAAAAATGCTCAAATTAGTTTTAAAAAAGAAAACTTGAATTTTATTAGTGATGATTTTATAAAAGATATTAGCGATGAATTTGATTTAGAGCATGTGAAATTTTTAGATAATGAAAATATAAGTGAGTGTGTTGCTAGTGGGTCTTTTGGTATAGATACGACTTTTATTACTCCTTGTTCGGTTAATACTTTGGCTAAGATTGCTTGCGGGATTAGCGATAATCTTATCACAAGAAGTGCAGCAGTGGCTTTAAAAGAAAGAAAAAAATTAATACTAGGTGTTAGAGAAATGCCCTATTCTAGTATATCTTTAGAACAAATGATGAAACTATCTTATCAAGGTGTCATCATAGCTGCACCCATCATAGCAAGCTATGCTAAGAGTGAAAATTTAGACGATATGAAAAAATTCATTATAGGTAAATGGCTTGATCTTGCCAATATAGAGCATAATTTATATAAAAGATGGGAAGGATAA